GGGTGAGCACATGGCACTCGCACGACTTCACGGCGGCCCGCTCGACGGGCAGATCATTCCGCTCGACGATGAGACGCGGGACTCTCTGATCCTGCCCTACAGCGAGACTCAGCTCAGGTATCGGCGCGAGGGCGACGCGTCGAACACGGGCGCGCACGACGGGCCGACCCAGGTGGCGTTCCGCTTCATCGAGTCCGAGGACGACATCTCGCCGAATGCGAACCAGAACCACGACGGCTGAGCAGGTGGCGACCGATCCCACGGCATCCGGCGACCCGCAGCGCACCTTCGAGGTCGAGCGCAAGTACGACGCCGATGCCGACACGTCTCTGCCGGACTGGGGGAGCGTCCCCGGGGTGACCGCGGTGAGCGAGGGAGAGCCTCGCGAACTGGACGCCCGCTACCTGGACACCGCACAACGGACCCTGGCGCTGAACGGCGTCGCGCTGCGTCGTCGCACGGGCGGACCCGACGCCGGCTGGCACATCAAGGGACCTCGACAGGGCGACGGCCGGCTCGAGCTCGGCTGGCCGCTGGATGACGACGACCGGATGCCGGATGCCGTCGCGGCGACGGTCGCGCAGTGGACCGCCGAGGAGCTGCATCCGATCGCCCGCATCGAGAACTCCCGCACGGCCTACCAGCTGAGCGGCGCGCAGGGCGTGATCGCCGAATTCGTCGACGACCGGGTGCGTGCGACCGACCTGGGCAGCGGCATCCGCCGGGAATGGCGCGAGTGGGAGATGGAGCTGGGGCCCGCGGCCCCGGTCGATGACGCGGGGCGCGAGGAGTTCTTCGCCGCCGTCGAGCGGGCCGTGCTCGCCGCCGGTGGTCGTCCGCCGTCCTCCGGCTCGAAGCTGGCGCGCGCGCTCGGGCTCTGAGCCCGGATCCTCAGGACGCCTCGCAGAACAGGGGTGCTTCGCAGAGCGGACCCCACGGGCGCAAGCCCCTTCCGCCGGAGTGCGGCGGATGGTGGAATGACCGCATGGGCCCCACCGTGCAGCTTCGTTCCCTGCAGACCATCGTCCCCGACGTCCCGCTCGATCAGGAGACCGTGCGCGACGTCTTCGCCGGGCAGCCCGAGCTGAGCAGGCTGGCCAAGCGCCTGGTGACCGCATCGTTCAACGGATCGGGGATCGAGACGCGGCACACGGTGCTCGAGGAGCTCTCGCTGGATGCCGAGACCTCCACGCCGCTGTTCTACGACCGGGCCAGCGGCGAGCTGCTGGCGCCGGGCACCAAGGCGCGCAACGAGATCTACATCCGCGAGGCGGACCGGCTCTTCATCGAGGTCGCCCGTCGTGCGCTCGACGCCGATCCCGACCTCACCGCGGCCGATGTGACGCATGTCGTCACCGTCTCCTGCACGGGCTTCCACGCCCCAGGGCCCGACTTCGAGATCGTGCGGGCACTGGGGATGTCCGATTCCGTGGAGCGCTACCACCTGGGATTCATGGGCTGCTACGCCGCGATGCCGGCGCTGCGCGCCGCCCGGCAGTTCTGCCTCGCCGACCCGGATGCCGTGGTGCTCGTCGTGAGCGTGGAGCTGTGCACGCTGCACCTGCGCTCCGCGGAGGATCCCGACATGATCATCGCCTCGTCGCTGTTCTCCGACGGCGCGGCCGCGGGCCTGGTCACGGCGCGATCCTTCGACTCGGCGGCACCCGCGTTCAGCCTGGACCGCTTCCGCACGGCGATCGCGCTCGAGGGCGAGAAGGACATGGCCTGGACGATCGGCGACAGCGGGTTCGAGATGGTGCTGTCCACGGCCGTTCCGCAGATCATCGGCGAGAGCATCCGCGCCGCGCTGCGCCCGCTGTGGAGCGACGACGACAAGCTGGCAGCCGCGTTCGACGACGACCGTATCGGGGAACCGGTGGCGCACTGGGCCATCCATCCCGGCGGACGCAGCATCCTCGACCGGGTGCAGGAGCGCCTGCGCCTCAGCGACGAGCAGCTGCATCCCGCCCGCGAGATCCTGCGGGAGTACGGCAACATGTCCAGCGCGACGGTGCTGTTCGTGCTGCGTCACATCCTCGAGAGCGCCGAGGCCCGTTCGGGCGACCGGGTCGCGGCGATGGCCTTCGGCCCTGGTCTGACCGCCGAGAGCGCCATGCTCACCGTGCTGACTCCCGGAGCATGATCCCGGATCTGACGGCACGTGCGGTCGGCGCGCGGGAGTTGATGGACGAGCCCGACGCGGATCAGGCCATGCTCGATCGCACCTACGCGCTCTTCCCGCTCGTCAACGCGGTGGTGTCCGGCTGGCGCGGCGTGTACCGGCGCGACATCCGCCCGCTCGCCCGCCGGAGGAGGCTACGCGTGCTCGACATCGGCGCCGGCGGGGGAGACCTGACCCGGTTGATCGCCCGGCGGCTGCACCGGGACGGCTGCGATGCGCAGGTGACGGGGCTGGACGTCGATCCACGCGCGGTCCGCTGGGCGTCCGCGCAGGACGGTCCGCCCGGCCTGCGCTGGCGGTGCGCGTCCACCTCCGATCTGGTCGCGGAGGGTGAGGTCTTCGATCTCGTGATCTCCAACCACGTGCTGCATCACCTGACACCGGGCCTGCTCTCGGACGTGCTGTCCGACTCGCTCCGTCTGCGCGCGCCGGGCGGAGCCGTGCTGCACGGCGACATCGCCCGCAGTCGCACCGCGTACGCGCTGTTCGCGGCGGCGACCCTGCCGCTGGCCCGCACCGTGCTGGCCGGTTCGTTCATCCGGCCGGACGGGCTCACCAGCATCCGTCGCTCCTTCACCGCCGACGAGCTGGCAGTCGCCGCCGGAGACGGCTGGAGCGTCGAACAGCGGATGCCGTCCCGCCTGCTGCTGCGCGCCCGCGACCTGCATCCGGAGAAGAGCGATGCCTGACGCGATCATCGCCGGCGCGGGTCCGGTCGGGCTGCTCCTCGGCTGCCTGCTCGCCGGCCGTGGCGCGGAGGTGCTCATCATCGAGAGGCGACGCGGAGCGGACGAGCGCTCCCGCGCCATCGGCATCCATCCGCCCGGGCTCGCGGCTCTCGATGCCGCGGGGATCGGTGCGGCGGTGCGTGCCGAGGCCGTCGCGCTCGATGGCGGCGAGGTGCACGCCCGAGGGCGGATGCTGGCCGCCGTGCCCTTCGGAGCCGCACGCCCGGTGCTGACCCTGGCGCAGCACCGCACGGACGCCCTGCTGCGTGCCCGGCTGCACGCGCTCGGCGGCACGATCCGGTCCGGCACCGCCGTCGTCGGATTCCGGGACGAGGGCTCCCGCGTGCGCGTGCGCACGACCGACGGGGAGCTGCCGACACCGTTCCTCGTCGTCGCGGACGGCGTGCGCAGCGCACTGCGGCGGGCCGCGGGCGTCGGCTGGATCCGTCGGGGCCGTTCCGCGCACTACGCGATGATCGACATCCCGGATCCGGGGGAGGACCGACTGGCGCGCATCCACTGCGAACCCGGGGGCCTGGTGGAGTCGTTCCCGCTGCCTGCGGGACAGCGTCGATGGGTGATTCGCCGGACGGACGGCGGTGACGCGGTGACGTCTGAGGTCTTCGCCGAGGCGATCCTGGCCCGTACGGACATCGGCATCCGCATCCCGGACGGCCTGGCGCCTACGGCGTTCACCGCCGCGCAGCACCGAGCCGACCACCTGGCTCGGGGGAGGGTCGCTCTGCTCGGCGACGCCGCGCACGAGGTCAGCCCGATCGGCGGGCAGGGCATGAACCTCGGCTGGGCGGATGCCGTGATGCTCGCGCCGCTGCTGATCGACGGTCTGCACGGCACAACGGTCGATCTGCGGGGCTATGCACGTCGTGCATCCGCACGCGCCGCCGGAGCGCAGCGCCGCTCCGCGT
Above is a genomic segment from Microbacterium sp. W4I4 containing:
- a CDS encoding response regulator, coding for MALARLHGGPLDGQIIPLDDETRDSLILPYSETQLRYRREGDASNTGAHDGPTQVAFRFIESEDDISPNANQNHDG
- a CDS encoding CYTH domain-containing protein, producing MATDPTASGDPQRTFEVERKYDADADTSLPDWGSVPGVTAVSEGEPRELDARYLDTAQRTLALNGVALRRRTGGPDAGWHIKGPRQGDGRLELGWPLDDDDRMPDAVAATVAQWTAEELHPIARIENSRTAYQLSGAQGVIAEFVDDRVRATDLGSGIRREWREWEMELGPAAPVDDAGREEFFAAVERAVLAAGGRPPSSGSKLARALGL
- a CDS encoding type III polyketide synthase; protein product: MGPTVQLRSLQTIVPDVPLDQETVRDVFAGQPELSRLAKRLVTASFNGSGIETRHTVLEELSLDAETSTPLFYDRASGELLAPGTKARNEIYIREADRLFIEVARRALDADPDLTAADVTHVVTVSCTGFHAPGPDFEIVRALGMSDSVERYHLGFMGCYAAMPALRAARQFCLADPDAVVLVVSVELCTLHLRSAEDPDMIIASSLFSDGAAAGLVTARSFDSAAPAFSLDRFRTAIALEGEKDMAWTIGDSGFEMVLSTAVPQIIGESIRAALRPLWSDDDKLAAAFDDDRIGEPVAHWAIHPGGRSILDRVQERLRLSDEQLHPAREILREYGNMSSATVLFVLRHILESAEARSGDRVAAMAFGPGLTAESAMLTVLTPGA
- a CDS encoding methyltransferase domain-containing protein, which codes for MIPDLTARAVGARELMDEPDADQAMLDRTYALFPLVNAVVSGWRGVYRRDIRPLARRRRLRVLDIGAGGGDLTRLIARRLHRDGCDAQVTGLDVDPRAVRWASAQDGPPGLRWRCASTSDLVAEGEVFDLVISNHVLHHLTPGLLSDVLSDSLRLRAPGGAVLHGDIARSRTAYALFAAATLPLARTVLAGSFIRPDGLTSIRRSFTADELAVAAGDGWSVEQRMPSRLLLRARDLHPEKSDA
- a CDS encoding NAD(P)/FAD-dependent oxidoreductase; this encodes MPDAIIAGAGPVGLLLGCLLAGRGAEVLIIERRRGADERSRAIGIHPPGLAALDAAGIGAAVRAEAVALDGGEVHARGRMLAAVPFGAARPVLTLAQHRTDALLRARLHALGGTIRSGTAVVGFRDEGSRVRVRTTDGELPTPFLVVADGVRSALRRAAGVGWIRRGRSAHYAMIDIPDPGEDRLARIHCEPGGLVESFPLPAGQRRWVIRRTDGGDAVTSEVFAEAILARTDIGIRIPDGLAPTAFTAAQHRADHLARGRVALLGDAAHEVSPIGGQGMNLGWADAVMLAPLLIDGLHGTTVDLRGYARRASARAAGAQRRSAFYMDMGSPASRPAQRAREVAIRALGSVPLRERAAALVTMGGL